Sequence from the Maribellus comscasis genome:
ACTTAAATTGTCGGTGGCATAATAAACCGGTTGATTGTTCTGGCCCAGGCGTTGAAGGCTAATTACCCGGCCGGATTCTTCAATGTAAAATACGGGTATTTTTAAGCTGACGGCAAGCGAATCAGCAATTCGCTTTTGCTCCGTCCATCTGGCACTTCTTTGCAAGGCAAACCGGTTTAATTCTGTTTTGTTTGATTCAGCCAGCTGGCTTGGCTGTGCAGGTAAAATGTGGGTGCTTCCAGAGAGAATGATCAAAATTATACATCCTTTTAATAGAGAAGCTGTGGTACGATGTGTAAACATATTGCCGGATTTTAGAGAACCATCTGCCACAGAATGGCAGATAGCTACACTTCAGATTACTACACGGGAAAATTTTGATAAAACCACAATTGCCTGGTGATTATATATTTTAAGGTTGGTAATTTGTTAAAAAAATAATATTTGAATCCCCATGTACATAATCCAGAACTTGTACGGCGTCATCAACGGCTATTGCAAAACCCTGTACTTTTGTATGGTCAAAATCAGCCCACCGGTAAGTGAATTGAGGCTGGGAACCTATTCCTTTAAAGTCAACCATACCTTCAAAAATGTCGAAAACTGAGAACACCGGACCTTCTGAAACACCATTCTCATTTACAGGATAGTAAACATTGTCCCAAACCAGATACTGGATATACCGGTCTTGATAAACTCCACGGTTGTACTGAAATTGCGCATCGCCTTCTCTTGGTTCTGTGAAATTCCAATAATAATTATTGTCGTGATTAAAATCATAATCGTGTTCATTCAAGATAGGATTCAGACCGATACAATCCAGAAAACCATTAATGTATACTACTTCATCAATGTCAACGGTGCCGGTTTTGTCTGAACCTGCAGAAAAACAACCTGCAGCAAGCAGTAGCGGATCGATTTGGTAATCGGCTAAGAAAGCCAACCGGTTCTGGTAGTTGTTCTCTGCTGTTTCTTCATACATATAATTCATCAGGTATTGATAGATGGCCATATTTTCACGAGGCGAGTCTATTGTTTTGGTAAGAACAAGCGAGTCGGTGACAACAAGATCATAATTCCAAATGGATAGCCGACCACAGAAATCAAGCGTGAAATCATCTCCGACTTCTATTACTTTCATGACTTCTTCAAGGGCTTGATCTAAAACCGATTGCGGTGAGCGAACAATGTTTAAACGCCCGAAATCTACTTCAATGGGACTGGCCGATTCAGGAACTTCACCATATTGGTCAAGTTCAATTACTGTTCCGGTAATAGCATCGATGGGTTGTACAAAATACTCATCGTCTCCAATCTCTCCATTCAGGTCGACATCAACAGTAGTCATTATAGGAACACCATCTGCATCCCTCAATAGCACGTACAAATCGCCGTAGTCTCCTCCACGGGTAGTTCCTGAATCATCATTTCCCTTAATGTGATCATTATCATCGGTGTTCCCACCTGCCCATTCCGGCCGGTCAGAATCATCATCTACATTTGGGAAAACATCGCCTTTTTGGCAGTTGCTTAGCAGAATTGTTAAGCAGCTCATTAAGAGTAAAAAAAATACATAGCGAGAATAGCGGATAATTGTTTTCATGGCAAAGAAATTTTTGATTAAAATAAATCCTGGCTCTATTTCTGACTATGTCATTGGGTTTAACAATTTACAAAAATAGAAGGGGCAAGACAATCCTAAAATTGTTGATTTTTCTGACTCACTGGCCAGTTTCAGATCAACATTTGCGCTAGTGGAAGTAAACAATTCAGAACTCTGTCTCAACAATTATACGGTATCAAGTAGACACTTCTTTGTAATTTTTTGTAACTTGTATATCGGTTTTTTGATTTGTTTGCCATGCTTTTTAATGACACCATGAAAATATTGATTGCCTATGATCAGAGGTTGGTTGCTGAATGTCTTAAAACTTATATGGTAGAAAATCAGCATTCTCAGATAGTAGGTCTGGTCAACAATGCCGAAAATCCGTTTAAAGTTATTGCCGATTTACGTCCTAACTTAATAATCTTTGAATTTAAGTTGTGGTCTATAAAATATATAGACTATATGTCGAAGTTAAATTTAAAATTTCCGCGACTAAAAATACTGGTTATCTCCGAATTGATTTCGCATGTTCTTATGATGAAGATTATGCCTTTTATTAACGGGTATATTGTGAAAAGCTGTTCGGCAGATAAAATCATTCTTGCTATTCAGGAGATTAAAACTGCGGGAAAATATTTGTGTCCTAAGGCCGTAGATAAATTTTTTAGTTGTCAGAGAGAAGAGCAGAATGATTCAAAATTAACCAGCAGAGAGAAACAGATTTTAGGAACATGGATTACCGAAGAAACCTATAATGCGGTAGCAAATACACTTAATATAAGTGAGTCGACTGTACGTACGCATTTGAAAAATATTCGGGAAAAATTGGGCAGTCTAAATCATTTACAAATGATGATTTATGCCTGTCAACACAATTTAATAAGCGATAAACACAAACCAATTTGCCCGAATTGCAGGTTTTCAGCAAGCATTTCCTAATAGTTCAACGTATTCATTTAGGCTTTTTGTATTGGGCTGATAATTAAAAATTGCCAGTTTTTGGAGCTTCTTTAGGCTTTATCCAGTATTTGTTTGCCGGTGTTGGTGGTGTAAAACCAAGGTATCAGCGTTTCACGCACGTGTTTGTTGGCCATTAATGCATCACGTATTGTTTTAAAGAGAGGAATTAAACACTCTGCCGATTTGGAGTCAGAACTATTTCGGTCGATATCAGTGAGTATTTTTTTAATTAGTTCGAAATTTTTTTGGTGAATTGTCAAATGAATAAACAGTTTTAATAAACTGCACTGTAGTTTTTGGTTATTTGCGTAGTAGTTTAGTATGCGTTTAAATAGGTCGTTGCTTAGAGGATTGTTCCCTTTCCAGTAAAGCAGGAGAAGGAAATGAAACACAATGTTTTGATTGAATTTTAAATAAGTATCGGATTGAATTTCGTGGTTAACTACATTATATTCGTAAAGAATTCCGTTTGAAATTAATTCGCGTAAGGCAAAATCGTTAAACTGAACTTGCAGTAATTTATCTTTTAACACCGAATTTCGTTCCTTCCCTTTGTTGCAGATTTCGATAAACTGATTGATAAGTATTTGTTTGTCTTCACTGTAAGGAGGGGAGAACAACCTTTTTTGCAGAAAATTTTTCAGAAGAATAATCTCCGAGATCGTATCTACTTCTTTAAACGATTCGATAAAAAGTCTCAGGAAATAGGGATTTTTTATTATGTGTAAAATGTCTGTATGATATTTCTCCAG
This genomic interval carries:
- a CDS encoding response regulator transcription factor; translated protein: MKILIAYDQRLVAECLKTYMVENQHSQIVGLVNNAENPFKVIADLRPNLIIFEFKLWSIKYIDYMSKLNLKFPRLKILVISELISHVLMMKIMPFINGYIVKSCSADKIILAIQEIKTAGKYLCPKAVDKFFSCQREEQNDSKLTSREKQILGTWITEETYNAVANTLNISESTVRTHLKNIREKLGSLNHLQMMIYACQHNLISDKHKPICPNCRFSASIS